In Leisingera methylohalidivorans DSM 14336, a single genomic region encodes these proteins:
- a CDS encoding DMT family transporter, translating to MSEWLISLEGTAAGHQAALYLALMAAVLHAVFGALQKGRHDPWLSRGAIDISYALMAAPFALFVVPWPEPHMWLIFFGAWVIHVLYKLFQALAYTKGAYTVVYPVVRGTGPLFTVIGAYWLFGEVFTVTQWLGVGVLLAGIFGLAIYNFIFLVSARETLGIALVLAVITGLFVALYTTYDAYGIRATADPFTFLAWFFMIDGLVFPVIAFARWRRMPEPPPPGPLMVKGVFGGLVAFASFGAVMLATRLDKVGEAAVLRETSTVFAALIGWLVLKETVGPRRIALMALIALGAVIVEMGG from the coding sequence GATTTCACTGGAAGGCACCGCGGCCGGGCATCAGGCGGCGCTGTATCTGGCGCTGATGGCCGCGGTGCTGCACGCGGTCTTCGGGGCGCTGCAAAAGGGCCGCCACGACCCCTGGCTGTCGCGCGGGGCCATCGACATTTCCTATGCCCTGATGGCAGCGCCGTTTGCGCTGTTCGTGGTGCCCTGGCCCGAGCCGCACATGTGGCTGATCTTCTTTGGCGCCTGGGTGATCCATGTGCTGTACAAGCTGTTCCAGGCGCTGGCCTATACCAAGGGCGCCTATACGGTGGTCTACCCGGTGGTGCGCGGCACCGGGCCGCTGTTCACGGTGATCGGCGCCTACTGGCTGTTCGGCGAGGTCTTCACGGTGACGCAGTGGCTTGGTGTCGGGGTGCTGCTGGCCGGCATCTTCGGCCTTGCCATTTACAATTTCATCTTCCTGGTCTCCGCGCGGGAGACGCTGGGGATTGCGCTGGTGCTGGCGGTGATCACCGGGCTGTTCGTGGCGCTGTATACCACCTATGACGCCTACGGCATCCGGGCGACCGCTGATCCCTTCACCTTCCTGGCCTGGTTCTTCATGATCGACGGGCTGGTGTTTCCGGTTATTGCCTTTGCCCGCTGGCGGCGGATGCCGGAGCCGCCGCCGCCGGGGCCGCTGATGGTCAAGGGGGTCTTCGGCGGGCTGGTGGCCTTTGCCTCCTTCGGGGCGGTGATGCTGGCGACCCGGCTTGACAAGGTGGGCGAGGCGGCGGTGCTGCGCGAGACTTCCACCGTGTTTGCAGCGCTGATCGGCTGGCTGGTGCTGAAGGAAACCGTGGGCCCGCGGCGGATTGCGCTGATGGCTTTGATCGCGCTGGGCGCCGTGATAGTGGAAATGGGCGGCTGA
- a CDS encoding inner membrane-spanning protein YciB — protein MAGKKINPTLKMLLELGPIVLFFIGYLKLKDEVFLIGGNEYKGFIVITAAFIPLMAASTLALWKLTGHLSRMQFATLILVVLFGGMSVWFNDDRFIKMKPTMLYLLFGGLLGIGLMRGQSWLKVVMEEVMPLQQQGWMILTRRLCAFFFGLAVANELIWRTQSTDTWVYFKTFGLPVAMFAFFMLQGQLFQKYGAEEEEAEPAE, from the coding sequence ATGGCCGGAAAGAAGATCAACCCGACCCTGAAGATGCTGCTCGAGCTGGGCCCGATCGTGCTGTTCTTCATCGGCTATCTGAAGCTGAAGGATGAGGTGTTTCTGATCGGCGGCAATGAATACAAGGGCTTCATCGTCATCACCGCCGCCTTTATCCCGCTGATGGCGGCATCGACGCTGGCCTTGTGGAAGCTGACCGGGCATCTGTCGCGGATGCAGTTTGCCACCCTGATCCTGGTGGTGCTGTTCGGCGGCATGTCGGTGTGGTTCAACGATGACCGCTTCATCAAGATGAAGCCGACGATGCTGTATCTGCTGTTCGGCGGGCTGCTGGGCATCGGCCTTATGCGCGGGCAAAGCTGGCTGAAGGTGGTGATGGAGGAAGTCATGCCGCTGCAGCAGCAAGGCTGGATGATCCTGACCCGGCGGCTGTGCGCGTTCTTTTTTGGCCTGGCTGTGGCCAATGAACTGATCTGGCGGACGCAAAGCACCGACACTTGGGTTTATTTCAAGACTTTCGGGCTGCCGGTGGCGATGTTTGCCTTCTTCATGCTGCAAGGGCAGCTGTTTCAGAAATACGGCGCTGAGGAAGAAGAGGCCGAACCGGCGGAGTAA
- a CDS encoding glutathione S-transferase N-terminal domain-containing protein, producing MQEPIRLYYWPTPNGWKISIALEEMGLPYEATLIDIGKGDQFAPEFLKLSPNNRMPAITDPDGPGGTPVSLFESGAILQYLARKAGRFYGADERAWLAVDQWLMWQMGGLGPMAGQAHHFLKYAPEDLPYAQDRYRKEVARLYGVLDRQLAENVFVAGPDFTIADIAIWPWASLWEGQQQTLEDKPHMARWLDQMWSRPGVIAGRALHADLRADRSDTRAQQVLFGK from the coding sequence ATGCAGGAACCGATCCGGCTTTACTACTGGCCCACGCCCAACGGCTGGAAAATCTCCATAGCGTTGGAGGAAATGGGCCTGCCGTACGAGGCGACGCTGATCGACATCGGCAAGGGGGATCAGTTCGCACCGGAGTTCCTGAAGCTCTCCCCCAACAACCGGATGCCCGCGATTACGGACCCGGACGGCCCCGGCGGCACACCGGTTTCGCTGTTCGAAAGCGGCGCCATTCTGCAGTATCTCGCCCGCAAGGCCGGCCGGTTCTACGGCGCGGATGAACGCGCGTGGCTGGCTGTGGATCAATGGCTGATGTGGCAGATGGGCGGGCTCGGCCCGATGGCAGGCCAGGCGCATCATTTCCTGAAATACGCCCCCGAAGACCTGCCCTATGCGCAGGACCGCTACCGCAAGGAAGTCGCCCGCCTCTACGGCGTGCTGGACCGGCAGCTGGCAGAGAATGTGTTTGTGGCCGGGCCGGATTTTACGATTGCCGATATCGCTATCTGGCCCTGGGCGTCGCTGTGGGAAGGCCAGCAGCAGACGCTGGAGGACAAACCGCATATGGCCCGCTGGCTGGATCAGATGTGGTCCCGCCCCGGTGTGATTGCCGGCCGGGCGCTGCATGCGGACCTGCGCGCGGACCGGTCGGACACCAGGGCGCAGCAAGTGCTTTTCGGTAAGTAA
- a CDS encoding GntR family transcriptional regulator, protein MTQSQNVQLLAVKAQQALMAALRSGQLRDGQFLSMSQLVTMLGLPLSAVREAVKHASSLGLLVTMPKRGIQVMEARPETIRDCLDFRMVLDQEGARRRIANDDLTGLGALRDRHQAFREAALRGETGNTPDGPIEVDLSLHDFLAAGLGNAQLAAAYAANRMRTAIIQNARPFLQDRIISAMEEHLAIMDALERHDADAATGAIRLHYTQTLRWWGVT, encoded by the coding sequence ATGACCCAGTCTCAGAATGTTCAGCTTTTGGCGGTGAAGGCGCAGCAGGCGCTGATGGCGGCGCTGCGCAGCGGGCAGCTGCGCGACGGGCAGTTTCTGTCGATGTCACAGCTGGTTACAATGCTCGGCTTGCCGCTGTCCGCGGTCCGCGAAGCGGTTAAGCACGCCAGTTCGCTGGGCCTGCTGGTCACGATGCCGAAACGCGGCATCCAGGTGATGGAGGCGCGCCCCGAAACCATCCGCGACTGCCTCGACTTCCGGATGGTACTGGACCAGGAGGGGGCACGGCGCCGGATTGCCAACGACGATCTGACCGGCCTCGGCGCCCTTCGGGACCGGCATCAGGCCTTCCGGGAAGCCGCCCTGCGCGGCGAGACCGGCAATACGCCGGACGGCCCCATAGAAGTCGACCTCTCGCTGCATGACTTCCTGGCCGCTGGACTTGGAAACGCCCAGCTGGCAGCAGCTTATGCAGCCAACCGGATGCGGACTGCCATTATCCAGAACGCCCGCCCTTTCCTGCAGGACCGGATCATTTCGGCTATGGAAGAACACCTTGCCATTATGGACGCCCTTGAACGCCACGATGCTGACGCCGCAACCGGCGCAATCCGGCTTCACTATACGCAGACCCTGCGATGGTGGGGCGTCACCTGA
- a CDS encoding NCS1 family nucleobase:cation symporter-1, translated as MTATGDMRIAQGGTLDPEGNALNPAGSDEKTWGWFAIFNIWANDVQSLFGYSLVASLFISYGVGGWTAFAALICAGLFVMWMVNLSGAPGEKYGIPYPVLARASMGTQGAKLPAILRATVAVFWYGVQVYFASTALALLIRSLTGISGGTEILGLTGIDWLSFVLVWGFHILIFWRGMNWVETFLNIAGPFVYLVMIGLVAVLWQRSDGQLLSATATIFANPAGTFWSEFKGFIAIVGTMVAYFAAVMINFSDFSRYAKDQRAMVLGNFAGLPFNMILFSALALLTTGGAAVVFGEEIINPTEIVERTDSVLLGIVAAITFFAATVGINLVANFIPAVNGIANLAPEKISFRKAGLITSLFALVIGGFWNSFISQFGISGFVNTLGATLAPIFGIMIVDYYMHRQEQLKVAELYTMDAGLYHYDNGWNNAAVKAFAAAAIFSVATVWVPWFAFLSGFNWVIGAILGGLAYNVIARHHVKT; from the coding sequence ATGACTGCAACAGGAGACATGCGCATAGCGCAAGGGGGCACACTCGACCCCGAAGGCAATGCGCTTAACCCCGCTGGCAGCGACGAAAAAACATGGGGGTGGTTCGCCATCTTCAACATCTGGGCCAATGACGTGCAGTCGCTGTTCGGTTATTCGCTGGTGGCGTCGCTGTTCATTTCCTATGGCGTCGGCGGCTGGACTGCCTTTGCGGCGCTGATCTGCGCCGGGCTGTTCGTGATGTGGATGGTGAATCTCTCCGGTGCTCCGGGCGAGAAATACGGCATACCCTATCCGGTCCTTGCCCGTGCCAGCATGGGGACCCAAGGGGCCAAACTGCCGGCCATTCTGCGCGCAACGGTGGCGGTGTTCTGGTACGGGGTTCAGGTCTACTTTGCCTCAACCGCACTGGCGCTGCTGATCCGTTCGCTCACCGGCATCTCCGGCGGCACCGAGATCCTCGGCCTCACCGGCATCGACTGGCTTTCCTTCGTGTTGGTCTGGGGCTTTCATATCCTCATCTTCTGGCGCGGCATGAACTGGGTGGAAACCTTTCTCAATATCGCTGGCCCCTTTGTCTATCTGGTGATGATCGGCCTGGTTGCCGTGCTCTGGCAGCGCTCGGACGGTCAGCTGCTCAGCGCCACGGCCACGATCTTTGCCAACCCCGCAGGCACCTTCTGGAGCGAATTCAAGGGGTTCATTGCGATCGTCGGCACCATGGTGGCCTATTTTGCGGCTGTGATGATCAATTTCAGCGACTTTTCGCGCTATGCCAAGGACCAGCGGGCGATGGTCTTGGGCAACTTTGCCGGGCTGCCGTTCAACATGATCCTGTTTTCGGCCCTGGCCCTGCTGACCACCGGCGGTGCGGCTGTTGTCTTCGGGGAGGAGATCATCAATCCGACCGAGATCGTTGAACGGACCGACAGTGTGCTGCTGGGTATCGTTGCCGCAATCACCTTCTTTGCGGCGACTGTCGGCATCAACCTGGTCGCCAATTTCATCCCGGCGGTGAACGGTATTGCCAATCTGGCGCCTGAAAAGATCAGCTTCCGCAAGGCCGGCCTGATCACCTCGCTGTTTGCGCTGGTCATCGGCGGGTTCTGGAACAGCTTCATCAGCCAGTTCGGCATCAGCGGCTTCGTCAACACGCTCGGCGCGACACTGGCGCCGATCTTCGGCATCATGATCGTTGACTACTATATGCACCGTCAGGAGCAGCTGAAGGTCGCCGAGCTCTACACCATGGATGCCGGTCTTTACCATTATGACAACGGCTGGAACAACGCTGCGGTCAAAGCCTTCGCGGCGGCGGCCATTTTCTCGGTGGCGACTGTCTGGGTGCCGTGGTTCGCGTTCTTGTCTGGTTTCAACTGGGTGATCGGCGCAATCCTCGGCGGCCTGGCCTACAACGTCATTGCCAGGCACCACGTTAAAACCTGA
- the metZ gene encoding O-succinylhomoserine sulfhydrylase, protein MSETWNQRTKLVHGGTRRSQYNEVSEAIFLTQGFVYDSAEQAEARFIETGPDEFIYARYGNPTVDMFEKRMAALEGAEDAFAAASGMAAVNGALTSLVKAGDHVVSAKALFGSCNYILADVLGRFGVEVTFIDGTDLEAWRAAVRPDTKAVFFESMSNPTLEVIDIAGVAEIARAAGATVVVDNVFSTPVFSRAIEQGADVVIYSATKHIDGQGRALGGVVLGTKEYIRGTLEPYMKHTGGSLSPFNAWVMLKGLETISLRVNAQAESALQIAGALDGHPALARMIYPGLPGHAQNALVQTQLGGKGGTVLSLDLKGGKAAAFKFLNALTIPVISNNLGDAKSIATHPATTTHQRLSDALKVELGITPGLVRFSVGLEDTDDLIADLTAALEAASV, encoded by the coding sequence ATGAGCGAAACCTGGAACCAACGCACCAAACTGGTGCACGGCGGCACCCGCCGCAGCCAGTACAACGAGGTCAGCGAGGCGATCTTCCTGACCCAGGGCTTTGTCTATGACAGCGCCGAACAGGCCGAAGCGCGGTTTATCGAAACCGGCCCGGATGAATTCATCTACGCCCGCTATGGCAACCCGACCGTGGACATGTTCGAAAAGCGCATGGCGGCGCTGGAAGGGGCCGAGGATGCCTTTGCCGCGGCCTCGGGCATGGCGGCTGTCAATGGCGCGCTGACCTCGCTGGTGAAGGCGGGGGATCACGTCGTCTCTGCCAAGGCGCTGTTCGGCTCCTGCAACTATATCCTGGCGGATGTACTGGGGCGTTTCGGGGTCGAGGTGACCTTTATCGACGGCACCGATCTGGAGGCCTGGCGCGCTGCCGTGCGGCCGGACACCAAGGCGGTGTTTTTCGAGTCGATGTCGAACCCGACGCTGGAAGTGATCGACATCGCAGGCGTTGCGGAGATCGCTCGTGCTGCCGGCGCGACGGTGGTGGTGGACAATGTGTTCTCGACGCCGGTGTTTTCCCGTGCCATCGAACAGGGTGCCGATGTGGTGATCTATTCCGCCACCAAGCATATCGACGGCCAGGGCCGGGCGCTGGGTGGCGTGGTGCTGGGCACCAAGGAGTATATCCGCGGCACGCTGGAACCCTATATGAAGCACACCGGAGGCTCGCTCAGCCCGTTCAATGCCTGGGTGATGCTGAAAGGGCTGGAAACCATCTCGCTGCGGGTCAACGCACAGGCCGAAAGCGCGCTGCAAATTGCCGGGGCCCTGGACGGTCATCCGGCGCTGGCGCGCATGATCTATCCGGGCCTGCCGGGGCATGCGCAGAACGCGCTGGTGCAGACCCAGCTGGGCGGCAAGGGCGGCACGGTGCTGTCGCTGGACCTGAAAGGCGGCAAGGCAGCGGCCTTCAAGTTCCTCAACGCGCTGACCATCCCGGTGATTTCCAACAACCTCGGCGATGCGAAATCCATTGCCACCCACCCGGCGACCACCACCCACCAGCGTCTCAGTGACGCGCTGAAGGTTGAACTGGGCATCACCCCCGGCCTGGTGCGTTTCTCTGTCGGGCTGGAGGACACGGATGACCTGATCGCCGATCTCACGGCGGCGCTGGAAGCGGCAAGCGTCTGA
- a CDS encoding M24 family metallopeptidase, whose protein sequence is MTELAVFKDERKRSFLNAEGADKPLKSPLPQPVLDRARAYRLQRLRDEMARQDAAGLLLYDPVNIRYAFDCSNMSVWTAHNPIRYALILNGGPGIMFEFKGCEHLNHGLPGVDEIRNAIGWMFMCAGDQAADRLPPWAAEIADLVKQHGGGSMRLGVDRMEPEGVHALKSHGMQIVDGGKITETARAIKSADEIELMRWTIRVCEAGMARIYEHSVPGVTEQELWAHLHFENARSGGEWLETKLLTCGPNTNPWYKECSPRECQIGEMISFDTDMIGPYGYCADLSRSWTCGYAPMNGTQKRLYAAARAQIDHNMALLQPGLSFAEFNAKSWQIPEAYQPYRYSLAAHGVGMADEWPVVPLHPDFESSHGGQFEENMVICIESLIGEQGSESVKLETQVLVTKDGPQRLDSFPWEM, encoded by the coding sequence ATGACGGAGCTGGCGGTTTTCAAGGACGAACGCAAACGCAGCTTTCTGAATGCCGAAGGCGCGGACAAGCCGCTGAAATCCCCGCTGCCGCAGCCGGTGCTGGACCGCGCCAGGGCCTACCGGCTGCAGCGCTTGCGCGATGAGATGGCCCGCCAGGATGCGGCCGGGCTGCTGCTCTATGATCCGGTCAACATCCGCTATGCGTTTGATTGCTCCAACATGTCGGTCTGGACCGCCCACAACCCGATCCGCTATGCGCTGATCCTGAACGGCGGGCCGGGCATCATGTTCGAATTCAAAGGCTGCGAGCATTTGAACCACGGGCTGCCGGGGGTGGATGAAATCCGCAATGCCATTGGCTGGATGTTCATGTGCGCCGGCGATCAGGCCGCGGACCGGCTGCCCCCCTGGGCAGCGGAAATCGCGGATCTGGTCAAGCAACACGGCGGCGGCAGCATGCGGCTGGGTGTCGACCGGATGGAGCCCGAAGGCGTCCACGCGCTGAAGAGCCACGGTATGCAGATTGTCGACGGCGGCAAGATCACCGAGACCGCCCGTGCCATCAAATCGGCGGATGAGATCGAGCTGATGCGCTGGACTATCCGGGTCTGCGAGGCCGGCATGGCGCGGATCTATGAGCATTCGGTGCCGGGCGTCACCGAACAGGAGCTCTGGGCGCATCTGCATTTCGAGAATGCGCGCTCCGGCGGCGAGTGGCTGGAGACCAAGCTGCTCACCTGCGGGCCGAACACCAATCCCTGGTACAAGGAATGTTCCCCCCGCGAATGCCAGATCGGAGAGATGATCAGCTTTGACACCGACATGATCGGCCCCTACGGCTATTGCGCCGACCTGTCGCGCAGCTGGACCTGCGGCTATGCGCCGATGAACGGCACCCAGAAGCGGCTCTATGCGGCAGCGCGGGCGCAGATCGACCACAATATGGCGCTGCTGCAGCCGGGGCTGAGTTTCGCCGAGTTCAACGCCAAGAGCTGGCAAATCCCCGAAGCCTACCAGCCCTACCGCTATTCATTGGCGGCGCATGGTGTGGGGATGGCGGACGAATGGCCGGTGGTCCCGCTGCATCCCGATTTCGAGAGCAGCCACGGCGGCCAGTTCGAGGAAAACATGGTGATTTGCATTGAAAGCCTGATCGGCGAGCAGGGCTCGGAATCGGTCAAGCTGGAAACCCAGGTGCTGGTGACCAAAGACGGGCCGCAGCGGCTCGACAGTTTCCCCTGGGAGATGTGA
- a CDS encoding HalD/BesD family halogenase, which produces MHDILDLNRYPLDRPGSPEWQALVDRCRAELAQDGMFSLDGLMQPEVAQGAADALQGKFATESFHHKREHNIYFKDSVEGLAPDHPALQKVETSNFTLCADQFQGSPVLRLYDWPPFAEFLAATMDKQNLYTMDDPLARLNIMSYGAEQALNWHFDRSEFTTTMLLQAPDEGGEFIYSPELRSDDDPNYPGVERLLAGEDPNMRAITLSPGTLNIFRGKNSPHRVGTVKGDKHRVIAVFTFYERPGVRFTDEENIGFYGRAS; this is translated from the coding sequence ATGCACGATATTCTGGATCTGAACCGTTACCCGCTCGACCGCCCCGGCAGCCCCGAATGGCAGGCGCTGGTGGACCGCTGCCGCGCCGAACTGGCGCAGGACGGCATGTTCAGCCTGGACGGGCTGATGCAGCCTGAGGTGGCGCAGGGCGCCGCAGATGCGCTGCAGGGCAAGTTTGCGACCGAAAGCTTCCACCACAAACGCGAACACAACATTTATTTCAAAGACAGCGTTGAAGGCCTGGCGCCGGATCACCCGGCGCTGCAGAAGGTCGAAACGTCAAACTTCACCCTCTGCGCCGACCAGTTCCAGGGCTCGCCGGTTCTGCGGCTTTACGACTGGCCGCCGTTTGCCGAGTTCCTGGCCGCCACCATGGACAAGCAGAACCTCTACACCATGGATGACCCGCTGGCGCGGCTGAACATTATGTCCTACGGGGCGGAACAGGCGCTGAACTGGCATTTCGACCGGTCCGAATTCACCACCACAATGCTTCTGCAGGCCCCGGATGAGGGCGGCGAGTTCATCTACAGCCCCGAGCTGCGCAGCGACGACGACCCGAATTACCCAGGCGTCGAGCGCCTGCTGGCGGGCGAAGACCCCAACATGCGCGCGATCACCCTGTCGCCCGGCACCCTCAACATATTCCGCGGCAAAAACTCGCCCCACCGGGTGGGCACAGTGAAAGGAGACAAACACCGGGTGATTGCCGTCTTCACCTTTTACGAGCGCCCCGGCGTGCGGTTCACCGACGAAGAGAACATCGGCTTCTACGGCCGTGCATCATGA
- a CDS encoding LysR substrate-binding domain-containing protein produces the protein MKLPPLNALRAFECAARTGSFSAAGAEQGVSSAAVSMQVKNLEDWLGLKLFTRRANQVRLTDAGRDYYRKAAMSLAEIASFTQALTEGRGHRPLVISATPALAQLWLPDRLKIFRAARPDVAVRLRIEDDSIDLEAEGIDARLSYGGEHPDYRTEEMFTDALIPVGMDPAADIRTAPLVEMSWGATISSVPGWRQYFVQHGIGQEAPVASAVAPTVPAAVALVQAGLGIALLPAQVTGREIRAGRLHRLDGPALDMPRPYVLITAHYKSRSRRLRALAEALGVR, from the coding sequence ATGAAACTGCCGCCCCTGAATGCCCTGCGTGCCTTTGAATGCGCCGCCCGGACCGGGAGTTTCTCGGCAGCGGGGGCGGAGCAGGGGGTGAGCTCGGCTGCGGTGTCGATGCAGGTGAAGAACCTGGAGGACTGGCTGGGGCTGAAACTGTTCACCCGCCGCGCCAATCAGGTGCGGCTGACGGATGCGGGGCGCGATTATTACCGGAAAGCCGCAATGTCGCTGGCAGAGATTGCCAGTTTCACCCAGGCGCTGACCGAGGGCCGCGGGCACCGTCCGCTGGTGATTTCGGCAACGCCTGCGCTGGCGCAGCTGTGGCTGCCGGATCGGCTGAAGATCTTCCGGGCGGCGCGTCCGGATGTGGCTGTGCGGCTTCGGATCGAGGATGACAGCATCGATCTGGAGGCCGAGGGCATCGACGCCCGGCTGTCCTATGGCGGTGAACATCCGGATTACCGGACAGAGGAGATGTTCACGGATGCGCTGATTCCGGTTGGCATGGATCCGGCCGCGGACATTCGGACAGCGCCGCTGGTGGAAATGAGCTGGGGGGCAACGATTTCGTCGGTGCCGGGCTGGCGGCAGTATTTTGTGCAGCATGGGATCGGGCAGGAGGCACCGGTTGCATCGGCGGTTGCTCCGACGGTGCCCGCCGCGGTGGCACTGGTTCAGGCGGGGCTGGGCATTGCCTTGCTGCCCGCGCAGGTGACGGGCAGGGAAATCCGGGCCGGACGGCTGCACCGGCTGGACGGACCTGCACTGGACATGCCGCGGCCTTATGTGCTGATCACCGCGCACTACAAGTCGCGCTCGCGGCGCTTGCGGGCGCTTGCAGAGGCGCTGGGGGTCCGATAA
- the folE2 gene encoding GTP cyclohydrolase FolE2, producing the protein MNIHNRDAAGAPDREAAAAALDVLRAWAGTVTETEIAQLDPAVARLLPGREVGNYPDLSRHYPEDFKSDEAYRATLPDLQNGPTSLIRGAQEQIQHVGISNFRLPIRFHTRDDGDLTLETSVTGTVSLDAAKKGINMSRIMRTFYNHAERTFSFEVMAAALDDYLSDLDSPDARIQMRFSFPARVESLRSGLSGYQYYDFALELVDHDGVREKIMHLDYVYSSTCPCSLELSEHARQSRGQLATPHSQRSVARISVQSVPDSGCLWFEDLIELCRQAVPTETQVMVKREDEQAFAELNAANPIFVEDAARLFCEALQGDARIGDFRVIASHQESLHSHDAVSVLTQGPLFKAMSLDPKLFATLIHQG; encoded by the coding sequence ATGAACATTCACAACCGCGACGCTGCCGGGGCGCCGGACCGCGAGGCCGCTGCCGCCGCGCTGGATGTGCTGCGGGCCTGGGCCGGCACTGTGACCGAGACCGAGATCGCCCAGCTGGATCCGGCTGTGGCGCGGCTGCTGCCCGGCCGCGAGGTGGGAAACTACCCGGATCTGTCGCGGCACTACCCCGAGGATTTCAAATCGGACGAGGCGTACCGCGCCACGCTGCCCGACCTGCAGAACGGGCCGACCAGCCTGATCCGCGGCGCGCAGGAGCAGATCCAGCATGTGGGGATTTCCAATTTCCGCCTGCCGATCCGCTTCCATACCCGCGATGATGGCGATCTGACACTGGAAACCAGCGTCACCGGCACCGTTTCGCTGGATGCGGCCAAGAAGGGCATCAACATGTCCCGGATCATGCGCACCTTTTATAACCACGCCGAACGCACCTTCAGCTTTGAGGTCATGGCGGCGGCGCTGGATGATTACCTGAGCGACCTGGACAGCCCGGATGCGCGCATTCAGATGCGGTTCTCCTTCCCGGCAAGGGTCGAAAGCCTGCGGTCCGGTCTCAGCGGCTATCAATATTACGATTTTGCGCTGGAATTGGTGGACCATGACGGCGTGCGTGAGAAGATCATGCACCTGGACTATGTCTATTCCTCGACCTGTCCGTGCTCGCTGGAGCTGTCTGAACATGCCCGCCAGTCGCGCGGCCAGCTGGCGACGCCGCACTCGCAGCGCTCGGTGGCGCGGATTTCGGTCCAGTCGGTGCCGGACAGCGGCTGCCTGTGGTTCGAGGACCTGATCGAACTGTGCCGCCAGGCGGTGCCGACCGAGACCCAGGTGATGGTCAAGCGCGAGGATGAACAGGCCTTTGCCGAGCTGAACGCGGCCAATCCGATCTTTGTTGAAGACGCGGCGCGGCTGTTCTGCGAAGCATTGCAAGGCGATGCGCGGATCGGCGATTTCCGGGTGATCGCAAGCCATCAGGAAAGCCTGCACAGCCATGATGCGGTCAGCGTGCTGACCCAGGGTCCGCTGTTCAAGGCGATGAGCCTGGATCCGAAACTGTTCGCGACCCTTATCCATCAAGGGTAA